The following coding sequences are from one Phenylobacterium glaciei window:
- a CDS encoding response regulator — protein sequence MAVILIVEDEFFIRQNAEWAMEDLGHSTLIASDLAEALVHLSATSQIDALFVDIRLSALPFGGYDVANQAIVLRPGLRVLYTSGRPLTADMTEDFVSGGHFLQKPYSVDQLGASVGALLH from the coding sequence ATGGCCGTCATCCTGATTGTCGAGGACGAGTTCTTCATTCGCCAGAACGCCGAGTGGGCGATGGAAGACTTGGGTCACAGCACCCTCATCGCCTCCGACCTTGCTGAAGCCCTGGTCCACCTGTCGGCGACCTCCCAAATCGATGCGCTCTTCGTGGACATTCGGCTGAGCGCTCTGCCCTTCGGCGGCTACGACGTCGCCAATCAAGCCATCGTGCTACGGCCCGGCCTGCGGGTGCTCTACACCTCGGGCCGCCCGCTGACCGCGGACATGACCGAGGACTTCGTCAGTGGCGGCCACTTCCTTCAGAAGCCGTACTCGGTCGATCAGCTGGGTGCGTCAGTCGGCGCGCTCCTGCACTAG